DNA from Candidatus Omnitrophota bacterium:
TATGAAAACTTTCAAATAGTAAGCGCGTCGCCGGAAAGATTTCTAAAACTGAACGGAAAAGATATCGAGACAAGGCCCATAAAGGGTACGAGGCCGCGCGGCGTAAGCGAAAAAGAAGACGCGCGCCTGAAGAAAGAGCTTATTACCAGCGAAAAAGACCGGGCCGAGCATCTTATGATAGTAGATCTTGAGAGAAACGATATAGGCAGGGTGTGCGAATACGGCTCCGTGGCGCCGACGGAGTTTATAATAACAGAAACATATTCTACGGTCCATCATCTTGTTTCCACCGTTAGCGGCAAACTGAAGGACGGAGTCAGCGTGGCGGATTGCCTCATGAACTGTTTCCCGGGCGGCTCAATAACAGGCGCGCCAAAAATACGCGCCATGGAAATAATAGAAGAATTGGAGCCCGCAAAAAGAGGCATATATACCGGTTCTATAGGTTATATAGATTTTTCAGGTAACAGCGACCTTTCCATAGTCATAAGGACGGTTATAGTTACGCTCGGCACGGCGTATTTTCAAGTGGGCGGAGGAATAGTCGCCGATTCTGACGCTGATAAAGAATTTAATGAGACCATGGATAAGGCGCGGGCCATTATAGAGGCTATAGGGATAGAAAAGGCAAAACTTGTTGCAGTTACTGTTTAGGACGACATGATGAAAGTATACGTAAACGGGAAAATTGTAGATCACGATAAGGCGCTTATATCCGTTTTTGACAGAGGTTTTCTCTACGGAGATGCCCTTTTTGAAACGATGCACGGTTATGCGGGCAGGATATTCTGCCTCAATGACCACCTTATGCGGCTTTATTCGTCCATGAAGTCTTTAAAAATAAGGCAGCCGCTCGCCGATAAAGAAGCCGAAAAGATCATTTATGAATTATTGGCAGTAAACGGCCTTGATAAGACTGATGCATATGTGAGAATGACGGTTTCACGCGGCCTCTCGGAAGACGGAAGTATGGATATTTCAAAAAGCGGCCCCTCAAATGTGGTAATAATAGCAAGAGGATATGTTCCTTTTTCAAGCAAGCATTACGAAAAGGGGATAGCGGTCAACATAGCCCGCGCAAGGCGCAATAGCCAAAGTGTATTGAGTAATTTTAAAGTGGCTAACTATCTCGATAGCATACTTGCCAGAAATGAGGCCTTTCCCGGCGGATTTTTTGACACCATATTTTTGAACGAATCCGGCCATGTGTGCGAAGCGAGCACGAGCAATATATTCATGATAACGGGCAACGCCCTTGTCACCCCCTCCATCAAATGCGGCATACTTCCCGGCATAACGAGAAAAATTGTTT
Protein-coding regions in this window:
- a CDS encoding aminotransferase class IV, which translates into the protein MMKVYVNGKIVDHDKALISVFDRGFLYGDALFETMHGYAGRIFCLNDHLMRLYSSMKSLKIRQPLADKEAEKIIYELLAVNGLDKTDAYVRMTVSRGLSEDGSMDISKSGPSNVVIIARGYVPFSSKHYEKGIAVNIARARRNSQSVLSNFKVANYLDSILARNEAFPGGFFDTIFLNESGHVCEASTSNIFMITGNALVTPSIKCGILPGITRKIVLELSPYAGVGVEESEFSENELKSSDEVFITNSMFEIIPVVGIDNKAIGGGSVGKITKNMQKLYKEAVEKEAGIELS